One part of the Mangrovibacillus cuniculi genome encodes these proteins:
- a CDS encoding CPBP family intramembrane glutamic endopeptidase, giving the protein MPRIYIGIIFTFICVQLLPAIPTLLYGFILKMRDTPVAEAEKLVANFALYATLVGFILGLIIMVILLRKAGKPYKLDQETPLPVVPSVLFTILGLPLALFAQGFAALLEQAMGIELGSENTQQIIGIIEQAPIFILVVAVIGPILEEIVFRKVIFGALYERFSFFPAAIISSVIFSVGHMELEHTLLYTAMGLVFSFLYVYTKRIIVPIIAHVAMNTFVVLAQYVFADELEKYMQSVEGFIGGFGF; this is encoded by the coding sequence TTGCCTAGAATATATATTGGGATCATTTTTACGTTTATTTGCGTTCAGTTACTACCAGCAATCCCTACATTACTTTATGGATTCATCTTAAAAATGAGGGATACTCCCGTAGCAGAGGCAGAAAAGCTTGTTGCCAACTTTGCATTATACGCTACGTTAGTAGGCTTTATACTTGGATTAATCATTATGGTCATTCTCTTACGAAAAGCTGGGAAACCATACAAGCTTGATCAAGAAACACCTCTTCCAGTCGTACCGAGTGTACTCTTTACCATTCTTGGTTTGCCTTTAGCTTTATTCGCTCAAGGGTTTGCTGCCTTACTAGAGCAAGCAATGGGAATTGAATTGGGTTCTGAGAACACCCAACAAATTATTGGTATTATCGAACAAGCACCTATCTTCATCTTAGTTGTAGCAGTCATCGGGCCAATCTTAGAAGAAATCGTGTTCCGTAAAGTTATTTTTGGGGCATTATATGAAAGATTCTCTTTCTTCCCCGCAGCCATCATCAGTTCCGTAATCTTCTCGGTAGGTCACATGGAATTGGAGCACACGCTTCTGTACACGGCAATGGGATTAGTATTTTCTTTCTTATATGTCTATACAAAACGGATTATCGTCCCAATTATCGCACACGTAGCGATGAACACCTTTGTTGTCTTAGCCCAGTACGTTTTTGCGGACGAGTTAGAAAAATATATGCAATCGGTAGAAGGATTTATAGGAGGTTTTGGATTTTAA
- the groES gene encoding co-chaperone GroES, producing MLKPLGDRVVIELVETEEKTASGIVLPDSAKEKPQEGKVVAVGTGRVLDNGERVALEVAEGNRIIFSKYAGTEVKYEGNEYLILRESDILAIVG from the coding sequence TTGTTAAAACCACTAGGAGATCGTGTTGTGATTGAGCTAGTAGAAACAGAAGAAAAAACGGCTAGCGGAATCGTACTTCCTGACAGTGCGAAGGAAAAGCCACAGGAAGGTAAGGTTGTAGCAGTAGGTACAGGTCGTGTATTAGACAACGGTGAGCGTGTAGCACTGGAAGTTGCTGAGGGTAATCGTATTATCTTCTCTAAATATGCAGGTACTGAAGTGAAATATGAAGGTAACGAATACTTAATTTTACGCGAAAGCGACATTTTAGCGATCGTAGGCTAA
- the groL gene encoding chaperonin GroEL (60 kDa chaperone family; promotes refolding of misfolded polypeptides especially under stressful conditions; forms two stacked rings of heptamers to form a barrel-shaped 14mer; ends can be capped by GroES; misfolded proteins enter the barrel where they are refolded when GroES binds), which yields MAKDIKFSEEARRSMLRGVDKLADAVKVTLGPKGRNVVLEKKFGSPLITNDGVTIAKEIELEDAFENMGAKLVAEVASKTNEIAGDGTTTATVLAQAMIREGLKNVTAGANPVGIRKGIEKAVATAVTELKAISKPIESKESIAQVAAISAADEEVGQLIAEAMERVGNDGVITIEESKGFTTELDVVEGMQFDRGYASPYMVTDSDKMEAVLDNPYILITDKKIGNIQEILPVLEQVVQQGKPLLIVAEDVEGEALATLVVNKLRGTFNAVAVKAPGFGDRRKAMLEDLAILTGGEVITEDLGLDLKSANIMQLGRAAKVVVTKENTTVVEGAGESDKIMARVNQIRAQMEETSSDFDREKLQERLAKLAGGVAVVKVGAATETELKERKLRIEDALNSTRAAVEEGIVAGGGTALVTVYNTVAAIEAEGDVQTGINIVLRALEEPVRQIAHNAGLEGSIIVDRLKREEVGVGYNAATGEWVNMIESGIVDPTKVTRSALQNAASVAAMFLTTEAVVADIPEENGGGMPDMGGMGGMGGMM from the coding sequence ATGGCAAAAGACATTAAGTTCAGTGAAGAAGCACGTCGCTCGATGCTACGTGGTGTAGATAAACTGGCAGACGCGGTGAAAGTTACATTAGGACCAAAAGGACGTAACGTTGTTCTTGAGAAGAAATTCGGTTCTCCACTAATCACAAATGATGGTGTAACGATTGCAAAAGAAATCGAGCTAGAAGATGCATTCGAAAACATGGGTGCGAAACTAGTTGCGGAGGTTGCTAGCAAAACGAACGAAATTGCTGGTGACGGTACTACTACTGCAACAGTTCTAGCACAAGCGATGATCCGTGAAGGATTAAAGAACGTAACAGCTGGTGCTAACCCTGTAGGTATCCGTAAAGGTATCGAAAAAGCGGTTGCTACTGCTGTAACAGAACTAAAAGCAATTTCTAAACCAATCGAAAGCAAAGAGTCTATCGCACAAGTTGCGGCGATTTCTGCTGCTGATGAAGAAGTTGGTCAACTAATTGCTGAAGCAATGGAGCGCGTTGGAAACGACGGCGTTATCACAATTGAAGAGTCTAAAGGTTTCACTACAGAGCTTGATGTAGTTGAAGGTATGCAATTCGACCGTGGATACGCATCTCCTTACATGGTAACGGATTCTGATAAGATGGAAGCGGTTCTTGATAACCCTTATATCTTAATTACGGATAAAAAGATCGGTAACATCCAAGAGATCCTACCTGTACTTGAGCAAGTTGTTCAACAAGGTAAGCCTCTATTAATCGTTGCAGAAGACGTAGAAGGCGAAGCGTTAGCTACATTAGTAGTGAACAAACTTCGTGGTACATTTAATGCAGTAGCTGTTAAAGCTCCTGGATTCGGTGACCGTCGTAAAGCAATGTTAGAAGACCTTGCTATCTTAACTGGTGGTGAAGTGATTACAGAAGATCTAGGTCTAGATCTGAAATCAGCTAACATCATGCAATTAGGTCGCGCTGCGAAAGTTGTTGTGACAAAAGAGAACACAACAGTAGTAGAAGGTGCTGGTGAGTCTGACAAAATCATGGCTCGTGTAAACCAAATCCGTGCGCAAATGGAAGAAACATCTTCTGATTTCGACCGTGAAAAACTACAAGAGCGCCTAGCAAAATTAGCTGGTGGCGTAGCAGTAGTGAAAGTTGGAGCGGCTACAGAAACAGAATTAAAAGAGCGTAAACTTCGTATTGAAGATGCTCTAAACTCTACGCGTGCAGCGGTAGAAGAAGGTATCGTAGCTGGTGGTGGTACTGCGCTTGTAACTGTTTACAACACAGTAGCTGCAATCGAAGCAGAAGGCGATGTACAAACAGGTATCAATATCGTTCTTCGTGCACTAGAAGAGCCAGTGCGTCAAATCGCGCACAACGCAGGTTTAGAAGGATCTATCATCGTAGATCGTCTAAAGCGTGAAGAAGTTGGAGTAGGTTACAATGCTGCAACTGGCGAGTGGGTAAACATGATTGAATCTGGTATTGTAGACCCTACAAAAGTTACGCGTTCAGCGCTACAAAACGCAGCATCTGTTGCGGCAATGTTCTTAACTACTGAAGCAGTAGTAGCGGACATTCCGGAAGAGAATGGTGGCGGAATGCCTGATATGGGCGGCATGGGTGGAATGGGCGGTATGATGTAA
- a CDS encoding tyrosine-type recombinase/integrase translates to MKGHFYLRNCICQKKKCNCGAKWAFTIDIGIDPQTGKRKQKTKSGFSTKQEAEKAAASLLYELNEGTHLEETNKTFKEFSSEWLEIYAQTRDLKPGTIRVRLHEIGKLLPYLAHVKLKDITRTMYQAAMNDLYMRGYASKTREGVHHTGRMIFRKAMEFDLLKRDPTEFAFVKREKKTIEQLEEELLPKYLEKEELALFLQTAKTYGLEHDYVIFLVLAYTGIRVGELLALKWKDIDFHQQTIRISKTYYNPNNNAEKYQLLTPKTNRSRRKVIVDEEVLETLAHLKSTQEQFIALHRHMYHDEDFVFAKMERQYGYPIVHKTVQNRMKRLLLIAQLDTHLTPHSLRHTHTSLLAEAGVSLEQIMDRLGHTDDQTTKNVYLHVTEDMKKEASQKFAQLMRDLR, encoded by the coding sequence ATGAAAGGACATTTTTATTTACGAAATTGCATCTGTCAAAAGAAAAAATGCAATTGCGGTGCCAAATGGGCTTTTACCATAGACATTGGGATAGATCCACAGACAGGAAAAAGAAAACAAAAAACAAAGAGTGGCTTCTCCACCAAACAAGAAGCAGAAAAAGCTGCAGCTAGCTTACTCTATGAATTAAATGAAGGGACACACCTAGAAGAAACGAACAAAACGTTTAAAGAGTTTTCTAGCGAGTGGCTTGAGATTTATGCACAAACCCGGGATCTAAAACCAGGTACCATCCGTGTGCGACTCCATGAAATAGGAAAACTACTCCCCTATTTGGCACATGTGAAATTGAAAGATATTACGAGGACCATGTATCAAGCAGCAATGAATGATTTGTACATGAGAGGATATGCGAGTAAAACGAGGGAGGGTGTCCATCATACTGGAAGAATGATTTTTCGAAAAGCGATGGAATTTGATCTTCTTAAAAGAGATCCAACGGAATTTGCATTCGTGAAAAGAGAAAAGAAAACCATTGAACAACTGGAAGAGGAGCTGTTACCCAAATACTTGGAGAAGGAAGAATTGGCTTTGTTTTTACAAACGGCAAAAACGTATGGGTTAGAACATGACTACGTTATATTTTTAGTTTTAGCCTATACCGGGATACGTGTTGGAGAACTTCTTGCACTAAAGTGGAAAGATATCGACTTTCATCAACAGACCATACGTATTAGTAAAACCTACTATAACCCAAATAACAATGCCGAAAAGTATCAATTGCTGACACCGAAAACCAATCGATCAAGAAGAAAGGTTATTGTAGATGAAGAAGTTCTAGAAACGTTGGCCCATCTAAAGTCAACACAAGAACAGTTTATAGCACTACACAGGCACATGTACCATGATGAGGACTTTGTATTTGCAAAAATGGAACGTCAATATGGGTATCCCATTGTTCACAAGACCGTTCAAAATCGAATGAAACGGCTGCTTCTAATAGCTCAGTTAGATACACATCTGACACCACATTCCCTGCGGCACACTCATACTTCACTTCTTGCAGAAGCTGGTGTTTCGCTCGAACAAATTATGGACCGACTTGGTCATACCGATGACCAAACCACGAAAAATGTCTACCTTCATGTTACCGAAGACATGAAAAAAGAAGCCTCTCAAAAGTTTGCACAACTCATGAGAGACCTCCGTTAA